TTTTCCTCCAAAGATGCATCAAGAAACCCTTCTTCCTTTAGAAGCTTCTGTGACCAAATGAAAATCCCAGAATGTAGGCCATGGATTTCTATAGCAAATGCTCTATGTGCTTTGACTGCTACCATCTCAGGTACTAGGGAAGCCAATTGCCAGATAGGTATCTGACCTGTGCTCAGACTatgaagagaaaggcaaaaatgtccAGAAACTTGGACTCCCCTTTTCAGTTTCTAGTTAAGTGCATGTGACTCACTATGTCCCTCTACCAAAAGTTGTCATTTTTGTTCCTGGAGTGACTTCAAAAGATAATACACATTTGCACAGAATTCAGGTCTGTGCTGCTATGCTATGGCATGGAGAGAGggtgggatggagagggagagacacagatacagacacaaagagacagacacaaggagaaaggcaaaggaggcagtcagagagggagagatagcaAGAgtgatgaagagacagagagaagcagataTAGAGACAGAAACTGAGATATGCAGAGCCAGCGATAGATaaatacagagagaaacaaacaaaagagggagagaagtagggAGAGGAAGgtgaaaggaaggtaggaaatgagggacagagacagtgaaagacagaaagagatggatacagagatacacacagacagaaagcaaaagacacacagacacagaaaagagagataaattgggggagagggagagagacagcgagaggaaaagagacagagggatggacagagatacagacacaaaaagaagagacagagaaaggaaggaagtcagagagagagagagagtgagtgatgaagagacagagaaaggcagatacagagaaagagactgaAACAAAGACATGCTCAGACctacagagataaagaaaaatgtagagagacaaaaacaacaaagggagagaaaggaagggatgaagtCAGGgacagatagaaatagaaatagacagagacggatacagagatacacacagacagagatagagaaacaatagaagagggggagagacagacagagagaaagacagagattgcAACTCCTCTTCTATACTATCAGTAAGAGTTGTTCCTCTGATGAAAATCTATCCCCTGAGATTGTCATCAATTCATGTGAAGGCAGACTCAGTCGATAAAACTTAGATCATCAAGGGACAGCGAATATATCTACAATTTGGTGATCTTATTAGCAATTTCAACATTCTGCCTGGTGCTGGCACAaactttaatatttttcaaaagactGATTTCTGAATTCCTTTCCAGATGAGACCTATGATTCTATCCAGCTAATCTCCtaaggtaaaagaaataaaataccagAAATATTTGCATGTAGAAGATTTCACTGCCAATTATTTCACatatttcatcatattttattttcacaagaaAACAAGAAGGTAGTTAAtccaattattttctccatttacagACAAGTGAACTGTGTCTCAGAAGTGCAAAGATTTGCCCAGATTTGCTCTGTGTGATTACATAGGCAGAAAGTGTGAGTGTCAGTATTCAAATCTAGATTTCCCTTCCTTTCAAGTCCAGAGTTACTTCTGTGATGCATGGAGATACTTTCATGACATGATACTCTCTCTAGAAAAAATGCAACTAAACTCCTGAGTGTATAAGAAAAATCAGCAGAATTTAAGGTTGGATCCAAGAGAAGGAAGGTTCAGATTGTACTTTGTCTCTATGAAAAAATATGGTCTAATTGAAATCTTTGCCCTCTGGCAGCTTTCTGGAAAGCACTCTTGACCTCTTTGTTTCTCAAACTATAGACCAGGGGGTTCAACATGGGAACGATCATGGTGTAGAAAACGGATGCCATTTTGTCTGTGTCCATTGAATGATTTGAACTAGGTTGGAAGTACATGAAGATGATTGTTCCAAAGGATATAGACACTGCTGTGAGATGGGAAGCACAAGTGGAGAAGGCTTTCTGGCGGCCTTCAGCAGAATGGATCTTCAAGATGGCAATGAAGATGAACAGGTAGGAAGTCAAGATAACCAGAAGGGGAAAAACTACAGTGAATATTCCTAAGATAAATATTACCATCTCAATGCTGTGAATATCAGAGCAAGTTATAACTAGGAGAGGGGGAACATCACAAAAGAAGTGATGGACCACATTGGACCTACAGAAGGAGAGGCTAAAAGTGTTTCCTGTAACTATGGAGGAATTTAAAAAGCCACAGATGTAAGCAGCACTGGCCAGATGTGCACATAGAGTTGATGTCATGGTGGTGGTGTAATGTAGGGGCTTACACACAGCTGCATGACGATCACAGGACATGGAAGCCAAGAGGAAACTTTCTACTGTGGCAAAGGCCACAAAGAAGAAAATCTGTGCCGCACATGAATTATAGGAGATGACCTTGTCACCTGTCAGGAGCTCAACCATCACCTTGGGAGTAACAGCTGAGGAGTAGCCAAAATCCACCAGAGACAAGTTACTGAGGAAGAAGTACATAGGAGTGTGAAGTCTAGAATTCCAGGAGATGAGAGCTACTATCCCCAAGTTGCCTACCAGGGTAGTGAGGTAGATAAAGGTGAACATGATGAATAGAGGAACCTGAAGATCTGGGGCATCTGTTAATCCTACGAGAATGAACTCATTCACTTCTGATCTGTTCTCCATACACATGATTTGAGATTGTTGTCATTCACCTGCAATAAAAGCGTAAATATCAGGAAAATGCACTCTGAATGATGAATGACTTTAAGACTTGGCCTTATTGGCTCATTTATTTAAGTGGCAACCCTTCTTTATGAGAAAGCTAAGGTAGTCTTTGGGCTTCAGGCAAATACATAGTCCATCCCAAGACTCCATCATAAGCCTTTACAGCTAGGAAGGACCTACCACAGTGATGTTTTGCTAATTTGGAGTACTTCATTTCATCTCCACCACCATGAGACATTAGAAAAGAGTTTTCATGGAAGTTATAAGTAGGCTGCTACATGTTATCTATAACAAGATGTATCTTGGGAAAAAAAGCATAGCAAAcggaatcagagaatctcaagTCATTATGGTTCCTCAGAGATCACCCACCTCAGTTTACATCTGACCAGGAGTCACTTCTACAAAAGCCTATCAAAAGGAATGTAAAGTTGGAAAAGGAGTAGAGCTGATTAGGTAGGAAGAGTGAAAGAGGCGCAATAGCTCTGGTAGCCTTCGGGGGTCCTCAAGGAATTATATGCCTGACAAGCAGGATGAACTAGAATCTCTAACACAAGATATAAGATCTAGATAATAAGGTCACAtttagacttgaaggaagacactCGTAACTGTAATGTGATTCTAGAAAAGTTTCTCCCTTATTTGAATGAAGTGAGATAGGTAACAGCAGGctattctttaaaaacaaacaaaacaaagcaaaacaaaaagaaaaaacaaattatacaCTCATAGGATGAAATCCAGGAGCCAGAATAGAGAAATATGGCAGAGAGCACTTATACTGATAGTAGTATAATAGCATAGTGCTATAAATGACAATTAATTGGGAGAGGAAATGGATTGTGAATTTGGTAAGTATGAAATTGGCATGAAGGAATGATACACTACCAATGATACATTTCAATTTTCTGGACATATCCTACAATTTTCTGTGTCATTCTgtcttgctgtttctttctctctctgtctccctgtctctatctctgtatatatctgcatctttgtctctgtctcattttctctaCCTCTGTTCCCTTTTTCTGTTTACCTGTTTATCTCTCTatgtctttatctatctatctctctcttattatctatctacctttgtatctatctttctgtcttcaaAGGACAGCAATTGTTTTTTTGATGACTGATAGTTTTATCCATCAAAAGTGAAAGAACCTATATGAGGaaactattttgcattttattctcaGAAAGGATTAAGAATTGTTAAGCAAGTAGGATCAAAATATGGAAATGTGACCAGAATCAGAGGAAAGTAAGTAAATTATCTTTAAGTTTTAAGtaagtaaagaaaggaaaactagCAATTAGGTTTGGGGTGGGTTAATTCCAGGCATTCCAAAGGAAGGGTGAAGTAGGAGCCTTCAGAGAATTCAAACCTGAAGGGATAGAAAGAtctcaagaataaaattttaaaaatagaagaagaaaaattgtcaaGTAAGTAGACtcagatatgaaaaaaaaatctgcagtaagaagaaaaaaagagaggtaaCCAAGGATGAATGTGAAAACATGCCCTATCATAATAATAGAGCTAGAAAAGTGTCAGAGCTCAAGGTGAGCTGAAGGAAGTACAGAAAGCCAAAGACTACAAAAAgatgttgagttttttttttttaattgaaaaattggCCGTTTAGGTAAGCAAAAACTAATCAAATGAGGAATTAGACTGATTCTCTAAGTTGATAAGACAAGTATGATGAATGATTAGCCAAAGCAGAGCTTCTCAGtgtatattttgcttttcttttcattgacaAGGGGATTGATCTTTGGACAAAACAACCAGCTAATAAAGAGTTGATACTAAATAGGAATTAGCACTAATATTACTGaggggaagaagcatttatacagcatctactatgtgtcaggcactgtgtatatgatctcatttgattctcacaactccgcaatgcaggtgctgttattatccccattttgaggaaactgaggcaaataagagttcagtgacttgcccagggtatcaCCATGTCTGAGATTGTATTTGAATTCAGTACTTCTGACTCCAGTGATAGTACTGTATCTACTGTGTCCGAACTgcctctttccaattttccaagTTATTTAAATACATTGAATCATATGATCTCCCAAACAGTTTTTGACATATATGGCTAACAAGAAAACCAATGTGACCTTACACTGAACGGACAGCACAGCATCCAGGTGTACAGAGGTGGGCATCTCCATTCTGCATTTGGAGCCACATGTTCAACTGTGCATTCTCCactttaggaaggatattgatagaCTACCAATTCTCCAGAGGAGTACAGTCAGGATGGAGAAAAGACTTTGAAATCTTGTCATATTGGAATCAGGGGAAGAAACTGGTGTAAAGAATTGTTCGGGGACTGCTTTGACATATATTGTATTTCCCTtgttttaca
The DNA window shown above is from Notamacropus eugenii isolate mMacEug1 chromosome 2, mMacEug1.pri_v2, whole genome shotgun sequence and carries:
- the LOC140523344 gene encoding olfactory receptor 5B12-like; amino-acid sequence: MCMENRSEVNEFILVGLTDAPDLQVPLFIMFTFIYLTTLVGNLGIVALISWNSRLHTPMYFFLSNLSLVDFGYSSAVTPKVMVELLTGDKVISYNSCAAQIFFFVAFATVESFLLASMSCDRHAAVCKPLHYTTTMTSTLCAHLASAAYICGFLNSSIVTGNTFSLSFCRSNVVHHFFCDVPPLLVITCSDIHSIEMVIFILGIFTVVFPLLVILTSYLFIFIAILKIHSAEGRQKAFSTCASHLTAVSISFGTIIFMYFQPSSNHSMDTDKMASVFYTMIVPMLNPLVYSLRNKEVKSAFQKAARGQRFQLDHIFS